The following are encoded in a window of Thiohalobacter sp. IOR34 genomic DNA:
- a CDS encoding hydantoinase/oxoprolinase family protein, which produces MDGCLLLGVDTGGTFTDFVLFDGRSLRVHKVLSTPDAPERAILQGIHELGLEPQSLRLVHGSTVATNAVLEGKGVRTLYIGNRGLADLLAIGRQARPALYALQPVPPEPPLPPELCLECSGRLGADGRMLEPLDEAELQDLVARVRALQPQAVAINLLFSFLDDSAERRIEAALPEGLFVSRSSAVLPEYREYERGMATFLNAYVGPLVQGYLQRLQTGLAPAPVAVMQSSGETLDAAAAGRQAVRLLLSGPAGGLSGARFVGAEAGCPRLLTFDMGGTSTDVALIDGEPALTSEGRIGRWPVAVPMVDMHTIGAGGGSIARVDAGGLLQVGPESAGADPGPACYGRGGVEPTVTDANLVLGRLRPEAFLGGSMRLDVEAARRALQRIASPLGLSVEAAAEGVLRIANEHMVRALRVISVERGLDPADFVLTSFGGAGGLHVCALAEALGVRRALVPVHGGVLSALGMLAAPRGRQLSRTLARPLADCDPRHLQAQFAALIEQGSSALAAEGLAPEALQVERSLDLRYVGQSYTLNLPWQADPARLAEAFHAAHAVRYGHRLEAPVELVNLRVGLRGPRPGLRLGAPAVEMARPVRASLHGIGGEVPVWPRATLAPGERLEGPALITESVSTTLLAPGWRAEVDAVGNLLLSR; this is translated from the coding sequence ATGGACGGTTGCCTGTTGCTGGGCGTCGATACCGGCGGCACCTTCACCGACTTCGTGCTTTTCGATGGCCGGTCGCTGCGGGTGCACAAGGTCTTGTCCACGCCGGATGCGCCGGAGCGGGCCATCCTCCAGGGCATCCATGAACTGGGGCTGGAGCCGCAGTCGCTGCGGCTGGTGCACGGCTCCACGGTCGCCACCAATGCCGTGCTGGAAGGCAAGGGGGTGCGCACCCTGTACATCGGCAACCGGGGGCTCGCCGATCTGCTGGCCATCGGTCGTCAGGCGCGGCCCGCGCTCTATGCCCTGCAGCCGGTGCCGCCCGAGCCGCCGCTGCCGCCCGAGCTCTGCCTGGAATGCAGCGGCCGGCTCGGTGCCGACGGCCGGATGCTGGAGCCCCTGGACGAGGCCGAGTTGCAGGACCTGGTGGCGCGGGTGCGGGCGCTGCAGCCGCAGGCGGTGGCCATCAATCTGCTGTTTTCCTTCCTCGACGACAGCGCCGAGCGGCGCATCGAGGCGGCGCTGCCCGAGGGGCTGTTCGTGTCCCGTTCCTCGGCCGTGCTGCCCGAGTACCGCGAATACGAGCGTGGCATGGCGACCTTCCTCAACGCCTACGTCGGACCGCTGGTGCAGGGGTATCTGCAGCGCCTGCAGACCGGCCTGGCACCGGCACCGGTGGCGGTGATGCAGAGCTCGGGCGAGACTCTGGATGCCGCCGCCGCCGGCCGCCAGGCGGTGCGGCTGCTGCTCTCCGGGCCGGCCGGCGGGCTGTCCGGCGCCCGCTTCGTCGGCGCCGAGGCCGGCTGTCCGCGGCTGCTGACCTTCGACATGGGCGGCACCTCCACCGACGTGGCGCTGATCGACGGCGAGCCGGCCCTGACCAGTGAGGGTCGTATCGGCCGCTGGCCGGTGGCGGTGCCCATGGTCGACATGCACACCATCGGTGCCGGCGGCGGCTCCATCGCCCGGGTCGATGCCGGCGGGCTGCTGCAGGTGGGGCCCGAATCGGCCGGGGCCGATCCCGGACCCGCCTGCTACGGACGGGGCGGGGTCGAGCCGACCGTTACCGATGCCAACCTGGTGCTCGGCCGCCTGCGGCCCGAGGCCTTTCTCGGCGGCAGCATGCGGCTCGATGTGGAGGCGGCGCGGCGGGCGCTGCAACGGATCGCCAGCCCGCTGGGCCTGTCCGTGGAGGCCGCTGCCGAGGGCGTGCTGCGCATCGCCAACGAGCACATGGTGCGGGCGCTGCGGGTGATCTCGGTGGAGCGCGGCCTGGATCCGGCCGACTTCGTGCTGACCAGCTTCGGCGGTGCCGGCGGCCTGCACGTCTGTGCCCTGGCCGAGGCGCTGGGCGTGCGCCGGGCCCTGGTGCCGGTACACGGCGGGGTGCTTTCGGCGCTGGGCATGCTGGCGGCGCCGCGTGGCCGGCAGCTGTCACGTACCCTGGCCAGGCCACTGGCCGACTGTGATCCGCGGCATCTGCAGGCGCAGTTCGCGGCGCTGATCGAGCAGGGCAGCTCCGCCCTGGCGGCCGAGGGGCTGGCCCCCGAGGCGCTGCAGGTCGAGCGCAGTCTCGACCTGCGCTATGTCGGCCAGTCCTATACCCTCAATCTCCCATGGCAGGCCGACCCGGCCCGCCTCGCCGAGGCCTTCCATGCCGCGCACGCCGTCCGCTATGGTCACCGGCTGGAGGCGCCGGTGGAGCTGGTCAACCTGCGGGTCGGCCTGCGCGGTCCCCGCCCGGGGCTGCGGCTGGGGGCGCCCGCCGTCGAGATGGCGCGCCCGGTGCGGGCCAGCCTCCACGGCATCGGCGGTGAGGTGCCGGTCTGGCCGCGTGCGACCCTGGCGCCCGGCGAGCGGCTCGAAGGCCCCGCGCTGATCACCGAGTCGGTGTCCACCACCCTGCTGGCGCCGGGCTGGAGGGCCGAGGTGGACGCGGTGGGTAACCTGTTGCTGTCCCGCTGA
- a CDS encoding DUF4350 domain-containing protein — translation MDVNRKSTRRLRLQRYLATLLFLGAIGLLGWLSTQYVYQADWTAGSRNSLGDSSRRLLQELDAPVIITAFARNNETLRKQIRDLIGRYQRVKSDIRLNFVNPDAEPERVRELGVTLDGELRIAYQGRSERVQELTEQAITNALLRVARQGERWVAFLAGHGERDPHGQANHDLGQFGAELERRGLKLQQLNLARDRDIPDNVGVLVVASPQVALLPGEVKRIRNFLDRGGNLLWLTDPGEDAGLEPLAEYFGLEFLPGVIVDANTQLFGIQNPEFVLIPDYPPHPITRDLPSITLFPGVQAMLWEASNAWQGEPLLSTLDRAWTETGPLQGEIRFDADSDERRGPLDIGYALQRTLEEADDTDGEAAGREQRVVVIGDGDFLSNSYLGNGGNLDLGLNIVHWLGHDDDFIAVRPRPAPDLVLTLSPTAQAVIGFGFLFAIPGLLLGAGLFIWLRRRKR, via the coding sequence ATGGACGTCAACCGCAAGAGCACCCGCAGACTCCGCCTCCAGCGCTACCTGGCGACGCTGCTGTTCCTTGGCGCCATCGGCCTGCTCGGCTGGCTGAGCACCCAGTACGTCTACCAGGCCGACTGGACGGCCGGCAGCCGCAACAGCCTGGGCGATTCCAGCCGCCGCCTGCTGCAGGAACTGGATGCACCGGTGATCATCACCGCCTTCGCCCGCAACAACGAGACCCTGCGCAAGCAGATCCGCGACCTCATCGGTCGCTACCAGCGTGTCAAGTCCGACATCCGCCTGAACTTCGTCAACCCCGACGCCGAACCGGAACGGGTTCGCGAGCTGGGGGTGACCCTCGACGGCGAGCTGCGCATCGCCTACCAGGGGCGCAGCGAACGGGTGCAGGAGCTGACCGAACAGGCCATCACCAACGCCTTGCTGCGGGTGGCGCGCCAGGGCGAACGCTGGGTGGCCTTCCTCGCCGGTCACGGCGAGCGCGACCCGCATGGCCAGGCCAACCACGACCTCGGCCAGTTCGGTGCCGAGCTGGAGCGGCGCGGACTGAAGCTCCAGCAGCTCAACCTGGCACGCGATCGCGACATCCCGGACAACGTCGGGGTACTGGTGGTCGCCAGTCCCCAGGTGGCCCTGTTGCCCGGGGAGGTGAAGCGCATCCGCAACTTTCTCGACCGGGGCGGCAACCTGCTCTGGCTGACCGATCCCGGCGAGGACGCCGGCCTGGAACCGCTCGCCGAGTACTTCGGCCTCGAGTTCCTGCCGGGGGTGATCGTGGACGCCAACACCCAGCTGTTCGGCATCCAGAACCCGGAGTTCGTGCTGATCCCGGACTATCCGCCCCACCCCATCACCCGCGATCTGCCGAGCATCACCCTGTTCCCCGGCGTGCAGGCCATGCTCTGGGAGGCCAGCAACGCGTGGCAGGGCGAGCCCCTGCTCAGCACCCTGGACCGCGCCTGGACCGAGACCGGCCCGCTGCAGGGCGAGATCCGCTTCGATGCCGACAGCGACGAGCGCCGCGGCCCGCTGGATATCGGCTATGCCCTGCAGCGCACCCTGGAGGAGGCGGACGACACCGATGGCGAAGCCGCCGGCCGCGAACAGCGGGTGGTGGTGATCGGCGACGGCGACTTCCTGTCCAACAGCTACCTCGGCAACGGCGGCAACCTGGATCTGGGGCTGAACATCGTCCACTGGCTGGGGCATGACGACGACTTCATCGCCGTCCGGCCGCGCCCGGCACCGGACCTGGTGCTGACCCTCAGCCCCACCGCCCAGGCGGTGATCGGCTTCGGCTTCCTGTTCGCGATCCCCGGCCTGCTGCTCGGCGCCGGCCTGTTCATCTGGCTGCGGCGCAGGAAACGCTGA
- a CDS encoding diguanylate cyclase — MSSPTHYCETYGFDADWRRTRLMLIGLGEEDLDRVPRLHEILCHRAGEIVERFYDHMTAHPETAPLLNGFDIEVLKRTHAEYLSSFGVDFMGLGYFEERLRVGMVHAWVQIPLSIYIAAFGVLQRLMHEVIEADSAEEAERRALCSLMLKLSALDVSLASEIYHQAQVRELEASVQNLRSERRLLREQVDTDRLTGLYSRTQTLALLGEALREAARSGDPLCVIMADLDHFKRINDENGHQTGDRVLRDAARRIKSALRDFDVVGRYGGEEFLAILYRTDRQTAAQVAERVRRRMAEHPIHAYGASYAVTLSQGVAEAHRGESVESLVSRADQALYAAKRAGRNCVVVADD; from the coding sequence ATGTCTTCTCCCACACACTACTGCGAGACCTATGGCTTCGATGCCGATTGGCGCCGCACCCGGCTGATGCTCATCGGGCTGGGCGAGGAGGACCTCGACAGGGTGCCGCGCTTGCACGAGATTCTCTGCCACCGTGCCGGGGAAATCGTCGAGCGCTTCTATGACCACATGACCGCCCACCCGGAGACGGCGCCGCTGCTCAACGGCTTCGATATCGAGGTGCTGAAGCGCACCCATGCCGAGTACCTGAGCAGTTTCGGTGTGGATTTCATGGGGCTTGGCTATTTCGAGGAGCGCCTGCGGGTGGGCATGGTCCACGCCTGGGTGCAGATTCCGCTGAGCATCTATATCGCCGCCTTTGGCGTGCTGCAGCGGCTGATGCATGAGGTCATAGAGGCGGACAGTGCGGAGGAGGCCGAGCGGCGTGCGCTGTGCAGCCTGATGCTCAAGCTCTCGGCCCTCGACGTGTCGCTGGCCTCCGAGATCTACCACCAGGCCCAGGTGCGTGAGCTGGAAGCCTCGGTGCAGAATCTGCGCAGCGAACGCCGCCTGCTGCGTGAACAGGTCGATACCGACCGGCTGACCGGCCTGTACAGCCGCACGCAGACCCTTGCCCTGCTGGGGGAGGCGCTGCGGGAGGCGGCGCGCAGCGGTGATCCGCTGTGCGTGATCATGGCCGATCTCGATCACTTCAAGCGCATCAACGACGAGAACGGTCACCAGACCGGTGACCGGGTGCTGCGCGATGCCGCGCGCCGCATCAAATCGGCGCTGCGCGACTTCGACGTGGTGGGCCGCTACGGCGGAGAGGAGTTCCTGGCCATCCTCTATCGCACCGACCGGCAGACGGCGGCCCAGGTCGCCGAGCGTGTCCGGCGCCGCATGGCGGAACATCCGATCCACGCCTACGGCGCCTCCTATGCCGTCACCCTCAGTCAGGGGGTGGCCGAGGCGCATCGCGGGGAGAGCGTCGAGAGCCTGGTCAGCCGGGCCGACCAGGCGCTGTATGCGGCCAAGCGGGCCGGTCGCAATTGCGTGGTGGTGGCGGATGACTGA
- a CDS encoding ABC transporter permease subunit — MILHIAARELRSLFLSPLAWSILAVVQFILAYLFLAQLDTYMQLAPRLAALEDAPGVTDVVIAPLLGNTAVVLLLVAPLITMRVLSEERRSRTLGLLLSAPVSMTEIVLGKYLGLLGFFFLLLALVAAMSLSLLAGTSLDLGKLFSGLLGLALLLGAFAAAGLFMSSLTDQPTIAAISSFGLLLLLWIIDWAGNSGTEVSGVFAYLSLLRHYESLLKGLFDSTDVLYYLLFILAFLVLSVQRLDAQRLPH; from the coding sequence ATGATCCTCCACATCGCCGCCCGCGAACTGCGCTCCCTGTTCCTGTCACCGCTGGCCTGGTCGATCCTGGCGGTTGTGCAGTTCATCCTCGCCTACCTGTTCCTGGCCCAGCTCGACACCTACATGCAACTGGCGCCGCGCCTGGCGGCGCTGGAAGACGCCCCCGGCGTGACCGACGTGGTCATCGCACCGCTACTCGGCAACACCGCGGTGGTGCTGCTGCTGGTGGCGCCGCTGATCACCATGCGCGTGCTCAGCGAGGAACGCCGCAGCCGGACCCTCGGACTGCTGCTCTCGGCACCGGTATCGATGACCGAGATCGTCCTCGGCAAGTACCTCGGCCTGCTCGGCTTCTTCTTCCTGCTGCTGGCACTGGTGGCAGCCATGTCGCTGTCACTGCTGGCCGGTACCAGCCTCGACCTGGGCAAGCTGTTCAGCGGCCTGCTCGGCCTGGCCCTGCTGCTCGGCGCCTTCGCCGCCGCCGGCCTGTTCATGTCCAGCCTCACCGACCAGCCGACCATCGCCGCCATCAGCAGCTTCGGCCTGCTGCTGCTGCTGTGGATCATCGACTGGGCCGGCAACAGCGGCACAGAGGTCAGTGGGGTCTTCGCCTACCTGTCCCTGCTGCGCCACTACGAATCGCTGCTCAAGGGACTGTTCGACAGCACCGATGTCCTCTATTACCTGCTGTTCATCCTTGCCTTCCTGGTCCTCAGCGTGCAGCGGCTCGATGCCCAGCGCCTGCCCCACTGA
- a CDS encoding dihydrolipoyl dehydrogenase translates to MSRDVDVAIIGAGSAGLYALSQVRRATDNWVLIDGGELGTTCARVGCMPSKALIQVAEDFQRRQLFRREGIEGGDGLSVDLPAALEHVQDLRDLFVEKVLANSIDQMDESRFIAGQARFVAPDTLEVDGQTLKAKSIIVATGSRPSVPEAWRAFGDRVLTTDELFELEDLPASLAVIGLGVIGLELGQALARLGVEVAGFEMGERIGGMEDPAVSRVAVEIIGKEFPLHLGAAAEIEAEADGRLRVTAGEQSVVVERVLACMGRMPNVEGLGLEVLGVERDARGVPLHDRHSMQVGSLPVYLAGDVTGERPLLHEAGDEGRIAGFNAVHERPRSFARKTPLAITFSDPNLVMVGAALDELDLQAIAIGEVRLGPLGRALIMGKNKGLLRVYADRRDGRLRGAALCGPRAENLGHLLALAIGQGLTVFDMLKQPFYHPTLEEGLQAALYDLKGQFETSDEVPVELSPLD, encoded by the coding sequence ATGAGCAGAGACGTCGACGTTGCCATCATCGGGGCCGGCAGTGCCGGCCTGTATGCCCTTTCCCAGGTCCGCCGCGCTACCGACAACTGGGTGCTGATCGACGGCGGCGAGCTGGGGACCACCTGTGCCCGGGTCGGCTGCATGCCCTCCAAGGCCCTGATCCAGGTTGCCGAGGACTTCCAGCGGCGTCAGCTGTTTCGCCGCGAGGGTATCGAGGGCGGCGACGGCCTGTCGGTCGATTTGCCCGCCGCCCTGGAGCATGTGCAGGACCTGCGCGACCTGTTCGTCGAGAAGGTGCTGGCGAACAGCATCGACCAGATGGACGAATCCCGCTTCATCGCCGGCCAGGCGCGCTTTGTCGCGCCCGATACCCTGGAGGTCGACGGCCAGACCCTGAAGGCGAAGTCGATCATCGTCGCCACCGGTTCGCGGCCCAGCGTGCCCGAGGCCTGGCGTGCCTTCGGTGATCGGGTGCTGACCACGGACGAACTCTTCGAGCTGGAGGATCTGCCGGCCTCGCTGGCGGTGATCGGTCTCGGCGTGATCGGCCTGGAACTGGGTCAGGCCCTGGCGCGGCTCGGCGTCGAGGTGGCCGGCTTCGAGATGGGTGAGCGCATCGGCGGCATGGAGGACCCCGCGGTCAGCCGGGTCGCCGTGGAGATCATCGGCAAGGAGTTCCCGCTGCACCTGGGTGCCGCCGCCGAGATCGAGGCCGAGGCCGACGGCCGGCTGCGGGTCACCGCCGGCGAGCAGTCGGTGGTGGTCGAGCGGGTGCTGGCCTGCATGGGCCGGATGCCCAATGTCGAGGGGCTGGGCCTGGAAGTGCTGGGGGTGGAGCGGGATGCCCGGGGCGTGCCCCTTCACGACCGGCACAGCATGCAGGTCGGGTCGCTGCCGGTGTACCTCGCCGGTGACGTCACCGGCGAACGGCCGCTGCTGCACGAGGCCGGTGACGAGGGGCGCATCGCCGGCTTCAACGCGGTGCATGAGCGGCCGCGTTCCTTCGCCCGCAAGACACCGCTGGCGATCACCTTCAGCGATCCCAACCTGGTAATGGTCGGCGCCGCCCTGGATGAACTGGATCTGCAGGCCATCGCCATCGGCGAGGTGCGCCTGGGACCGCTTGGGCGGGCCCTGATCATGGGCAAGAACAAGGGGTTGCTGCGGGTCTATGCCGACCGCCGCGACGGCCGGCTGCGGGGTGCGGCCCTGTGCGGCCCGCGCGCCGAGAACCTGGGTCATCTGCTGGCCCTGGCCATCGGTCAGGGGTTGACGGTGTTCGACATGCTCAAGCAGCCCTTCTATCACCCGACCCTGGAGGAGGGGCTGCAGGCGGCCCTGTACGATCTCAAGGGTCAGTTCGAGACATCGGACGAGGTGCCGGTGGAACTGTCGCCGCTCGACTGA
- a CDS encoding DUF4340 domain-containing protein, with protein MGSRGWLNLLLGLGVLGLALLAWQRPGLEPPAAEHLTRLDAGQVRQILIEHDEVRLRFEKQAQGWVLLGPPDIPADPLQIGSLLGLLSVVPERSYPANAVQLDQAGLDPPKSRLHFDGLEIAFGATEPLGRLRYVRIGERVALVEDRYGPMVSGRRAQFASRRLLPEGSRIRRLQLPDRSLRRGEDSHWQVEPEPTGLSADAVARLIDRWQQARAIWVSASKEAADGKAIEIELEGMAEPLRFQLVTQDGRQLLLRPELGLAYHLGPAVLQSLLQLQAEGAQSSGDSSTGTSSDVSN; from the coding sequence ATGGGCAGTCGCGGCTGGCTCAATCTGCTCCTCGGCCTCGGCGTGCTGGGGCTCGCGTTGCTGGCCTGGCAGCGCCCCGGGCTGGAACCGCCGGCAGCGGAACACCTGACCCGGCTCGACGCCGGCCAGGTACGGCAGATCCTCATCGAGCACGACGAGGTCCGGCTGCGGTTCGAGAAGCAGGCGCAGGGGTGGGTGCTGCTGGGGCCGCCGGACATCCCGGCCGACCCGCTGCAGATCGGCAGCCTGCTCGGCCTGCTCTCGGTGGTCCCGGAGCGCAGCTATCCGGCCAACGCCGTGCAGCTCGACCAGGCCGGGCTCGACCCGCCGAAGTCCCGGCTCCATTTCGACGGGCTGGAGATCGCCTTCGGCGCTACCGAACCGCTCGGCCGGCTGCGTTATGTGCGCATCGGCGAGCGAGTCGCCCTGGTCGAGGACCGCTACGGCCCCATGGTCTCCGGGCGGCGGGCCCAGTTCGCCTCCCGCCGCCTGCTGCCGGAAGGCAGCCGCATCCGCCGCCTGCAGCTCCCCGACCGCAGCCTGCGCCGCGGCGAGGACAGCCACTGGCAGGTGGAGCCGGAACCGACCGGGCTGTCCGCCGATGCCGTGGCCCGGCTGATCGACCGCTGGCAGCAGGCACGGGCGATCTGGGTCAGCGCCAGCAAGGAAGCGGCGGACGGCAAGGCGATCGAGATCGAACTGGAAGGGATGGCCGAGCCGCTACGTTTCCAGCTCGTCACCCAGGACGGACGACAGTTGCTGCTCCGACCCGAGCTGGGCCTGGCCTACCACCTCGGCCCCGCCGTCCTGCAGTCCCTGCTGCAGCTGCAGGCGGAGGGCGCTCAGTCGAGCGGCGACAGTTCCACCGGCACCTCGTCCGATGTCTCGAACTGA
- a CDS encoding ATP-binding cassette domain-containing protein translates to MDREILIRAQQLYRYYGPNCAVRDLSFELAKGDVLGFLGPNGAGKSSTMQMLTGNLAPSAGRIEVHGIDLLDRPKAAKRELGYLPEQPPLYRELTVDEYLTYCARLHRVPRRAIRRAVDSARERCGLEAVGRRLIGNLSKGYQQRVGIAQAILHTPAVVILDEPTVGLDPIQIREIRALIRELGREHGIILSTHILPEVESTCNRVQIIHRGRLVFSDSMHGLQQQLHGGQLLVALRTPPPAGTLAALPGVDDVEALTDGRFRIAYNGESPAEAIAEHAVAGGWGLQALIPERRTLEQIFIELTARDPGAEDEAA, encoded by the coding sequence ATGGACCGGGAGATCCTCATTCGCGCCCAGCAGTTATACCGCTACTACGGGCCCAACTGCGCGGTGCGCGACCTCAGCTTTGAACTGGCCAAGGGCGATGTGCTGGGTTTTCTCGGCCCCAACGGCGCCGGCAAGTCCAGCACCATGCAGATGCTGACCGGAAACCTGGCCCCCAGCGCCGGGCGCATCGAGGTCCATGGCATCGATCTGCTGGACCGGCCCAAGGCCGCCAAGCGGGAGCTGGGCTACCTGCCCGAGCAACCGCCGCTGTACCGTGAACTGACGGTCGACGAATACCTCACCTATTGTGCCCGGCTGCACCGCGTGCCGCGTCGCGCCATCCGCCGGGCGGTCGACAGCGCGCGCGAGCGCTGCGGCCTGGAGGCGGTCGGCCGGCGGCTGATCGGCAACCTGTCCAAGGGCTATCAGCAGCGGGTCGGCATCGCCCAGGCGATCCTCCACACGCCGGCGGTGGTGATCCTCGACGAGCCGACCGTGGGCCTGGACCCGATCCAGATCCGCGAGATCCGCGCCCTGATCCGCGAACTCGGCCGCGAGCACGGCATCATCCTCTCCACCCACATACTGCCGGAGGTGGAGAGCACCTGTAACCGGGTACAGATCATCCACCGCGGCCGGCTGGTGTTCAGCGACAGCATGCACGGGCTGCAGCAGCAACTGCATGGCGGGCAGCTGCTCGTCGCCCTGCGCACCCCGCCGCCAGCCGGAACCCTGGCCGCCCTGCCGGGCGTGGACGATGTGGAGGCACTCACGGACGGCCGCTTCCGGATCGCCTATAACGGGGAGAGTCCTGCCGAGGCCATCGCCGAACACGCGGTGGCCGGCGGCTGGGGCCTGCAGGCGCTGATCCCGGAGCGCCGCACCCTGGAGCAGATCTTCATCGAACTGACCGCCCGCGACCCGGGCGCGGAAGACGAGGCCGCCTGA